One genomic window of Pseudomonas sp. LFM046 includes the following:
- the secE gene encoding preprotein translocase subunit SecE yields MNAKAEAKETRFDVLKWVAVVALVAVGVVGNQYFSAEPILYRVLALLALAAVAAVVALQTAKGQAFFALAKEARAEIRKVVWPTRQETTQTTLIVVAVVLVMALLLWGLDTLLGWLVSLIVG; encoded by the coding sequence ATGAATGCCAAGGCTGAAGCCAAAGAAACACGCTTCGACGTTCTGAAGTGGGTCGCTGTGGTGGCTCTTGTCGCTGTCGGCGTAGTCGGTAATCAGTATTTTTCAGCTGAGCCGATCCTGTACCGCGTCCTCGCGCTTCTTGCTCTTGCCGCTGTTGCTGCTGTTGTGGCTCTGCAGACTGCAAAGGGTCAGGCTTTCTTTGCTCTTGCTAAGGAAGCTCGTGCGGAGATTCGCAAGGTTGTTTGGCCGACCCGTCAGGAAACCACCCAGACCACTCTGATCGTTGTGGCTGTCGTGCTGGTAATGGCGCTGCTGCTGTGGGGGCTTGATACCCTGCTCGGCTGGCTTGTTTCGTTGATTGTTGGTTAA